In Nitrospira sp., the sequence GCCATCGAGCGCGGTCATCACGTCTTGCTCCGACACGTGACGCCCCTGAATGTCGTTCAACCTTCCATCGTCGCATTCAGCTACAACCGGTGTAAGCGTATCGTCCTCGATCCCGATCGCCGGATATTGCTTGATCATCCAACTCATCACGCCGTTGGCCACGCGTGGAACGTTGAGCGTATTCGTGAGCGCGATGGGATATTCAAGAAATCCTGACTCGGCCACCCAGGCGAGGCCGGTCATCTCACCGGTACCATTGAGAACGAACGAGCCTGCCGGAACCTTCTTGTGCCAGACGTCGTCGCGTGGAATGATGACCGTCACCCCTGTGCGAATGGGGCCCTGCCCTGGCTTTAAAGGCCCCTCGCCGGAGATCAACGTGGTATGGCCGACCTTTACGCCTGCAATGTCGGTAATCGCGTTGAGGGGGCCAGGCGGATACTGTCCGACGGCGATCCCCAAGTCACGCAGACGGTGGCGTTCTTGTTTCGGTTCTGCTGCGGCGGTGGAGAGACAACCAGCAAGCAGTGCAGCCGCGCAGGACAGCACCAGCAGCCTAGCCGCCTGCCGACCACCCACTCCGACGAAATGTAGAGACCTAGATGTCATGCGTACTGCCTTGATGGGGAATCCGTACATCGATGGTCGGGTGTTCCGCGTGGATTGCTGCACCGAGGGAGAGAGCCTGTTTCTCTTCGCCGTGTACGATGAAAATGGTGCTGGGTCGTGGGGTGATGGCTCGCACGTAGGCCAGGAGATCATTCCGATCGGCATGGGCCGACAGACCATTGAACCTGACGATCTGAGCCCGTCTTGGCGTTGGCACGCCGAAGATCGGGACGACGTCCCAGCCTTCGACGAGCTTGCGGCCGAGCGTATGTTCCGCTTGAAAGCCGACAAACACGATGATATTCGCCTCATCTTGAATCGCATGTTTGAGATGATGAATGATACGACCGCCCTCGCACATGCCCGAAGAGGAGATGATGACACAGGGTCCGCGCATGGCGTTAAGTCGCTTGCTGTCCTCAGAGGAAGACACAAAATGGATGTAGCGGGATGAGAAGACATCTTCACCGGATGAGAAGGTCTTGATGGTTTCGTCGTCATAGCATTCAGGGTGTCGCTTGAACACTTCCGTGGCTCTGTCGGCCAAGGGCGAGTCGATGTAGATCGGGACCGGGTCCACGCGGCCTTCACCGACGAGTTCCTTGATCCGCATGACCAATTCCTGTGTCCGCCCCACGGCAAAGGCGGGCACGAGGATCTTGCTTTTGTGCGTCCGCGCATGGTCGAGCAGATCCTGCGCTTTCTTCTTCATCTCCTCGCCGACCTGTTCATGCATTCGGTCGCCATACGTAGACTCGAGAATCAAAACGTCGCAGGGAGGCGGCGGTTCAGGATCGCGCAAGATAGGCATATGAGATCGACCCAGATCTCCGCTGAACAAGACCGTGGTGGTATTGCCGCGCGCCGTATATTTCACTCTGGCGGCAGCCGACCCCAAGATATGGCCGGCGTCGTGAAACGATGCGGTGATCCGAGGCGCGATCTTAAGCTGATCGCCGTACCATTCTCCCTCGAATCTCTTAACGATCCTCCGCACGTCCTCCCTGTCGTAAAATGGTCGAATGCAGGTTTGCCCACGTCTGCGCTCCTGTTTGTTGACATACCGGCAGTCGTTTGCTTGCACACGAGCTGAGTCCTCGAGCATGATGCCCGTGAGATCGGCCGATGCTCTGGTGAGGTAGACTTTCCCAGAATAGCCCTGCCGCGGCAAAACCGGGAGGGCACCCGAATGGTCGACATGGGCGTGCGAGAGCAAGACGGCGCCAAGAGATTTCGGCTCAAACCCCAAGTCGCGGTTTCGCCGGACCGCTTCTTCTCGCCGGCCCTGAAACATTCCACAATCGAACAGCAGCCGGAAGCCCGGCACCTCCAGCATATGCCGACTCCCTGTGACCGATCGAGCGGCACCATAGAATGAGAGTTTCATGTCGTGGGCACTCCATTGTGGCGTGCGATCAGGTCCCAAGCCTCCTGAGCCGTCTCAGCGTGGTGAAATAGGGTGAGGTCGGTCTGCGTGATGAGACCATACTCAACGAGCAGTTGCCAGTTAATCACGCGCTCCCAAAAGTCCCGTCCCACCAGGACAACGATCAGGCTTTTGGTTTTACCGGTCTGGAGCAGAGTCAGTGTTTCAAACAATTCATCGAGCGTGCCGAAACCGCCTGGAAAGGCGACAAGTGCTTTCGCACGAAGCAGGAAGTGCATCTTCCTGATGGCAAAATAACGAAACTGAAAACTGAGCTTGGGTGTGATGTAGGGGTTTGGTTGCTGTTCGTGCGGCAGCTCAATGTTGAGCCCGATCGATTTGGCATTCACGTCACGCGCCCCGCGGTTGGCCGCCTCCATAATGCCTGGTCCGCCACCTGTCACGATGACGTAGTGACAATGACCGCCGATTTGACAGGTCGACGACACCAACCGGCCGAATTCTCTGGCGACGTCATAATACTTCGCCAGTTCGAGCCGCCGTTTGGCGATACCGACTTGTTGTTGGCGAAAGCGATCGTTCGGAGCTTGAGCTGCTGCTTCTTCTGCGATGAGAAGCGCCTGTTTCGCGACAGCCGGTTCTTGCAGTCTGGCGCTCCCAAATACAACGATGGTGGATTTAATATGTTCTTCTTTTTGGATCAGTTCGGGCTTCAGCAGCTCAAGCCCGATTCGGACGGAGCGAAGCTCGTCTCGCTGAAGAAACTCGGTGTCCTTATCGGCCGGGATATATGAAGAAGAGCGGCCACCGTCATAGAGGTGGGGCAAATGGCCGGATGCTTCCTCATCCATGGTTGGCCATTATAACGAGGCCACTGAATGGTCGCAATTCGTGGGGAGAGGACAGCCGCAATGGTTGGAAGGGATAGGGATGAAAGGGAGGCCTGATGAGGTGCCGCTGAAATCCTTGTTGCAACACAACCCACGTCGGATCACACAGCACTTCAAAGGTGTCCACGCCGAGTCCCGTGCGTGAAAAGATCAAATCAGGGTCCACTGGTGTCCAGGGTTTCGCCAGCCAACCCAAATTGACCCGTGAGTATTTCAGGTCAAGGAACCGATAGGTAGCCACAACTCCCGTACCGGAATCGGTAATCGAGTCAGGCGCTCCCAGCTTGGCCACAACGTCAGCTAGGGTCGTGTGTCCCGGAACAATGAAGGCGATATCCGCTGGAGTAATGGGCGTGTTGAGGGTGATTCGGACGACATTACAGCCAAGTGGGGACAAGCCGAGGATCGCTGCCAGAAAAAAGGCGCAGATGTCTTTCCAGTCGTTGGTCACATCAATCCCCAAACGGCCAGAATCGGAACTTGAGGTCCTTCGTCCGGTTCGATGAAATCACATCTTCGACAATCCCATCCCGGTCGAGGATGACGAATAGATCGTCGCTCTTAATGGAGAGGCGCGTGAAATTGAGGGCGATCAGCAAAAGACTGCCTGCCTTTGCATCGTAGCGATAATACTGAAAGACGTCTCGGCCATTGAGGGCTAGTAGCCGATCCGGGGCTCCTAGGAGGTGAAGCACCTCTTCCTTTGTTGTAGTACCTTTCTGAATAGTGCCGACACGGTCGGATTGGACTTCGTCGCCTAGCGTCCCTCGACTGAAGGCGCAGCCTTGAAGCAACGAGACGAGCACTAAAAGAGGAACCAAGGAGTGACCGAGTTTCATGGCAACTCCTTGTCTATTTCTGAATGGATCTCCTGCCCCAGGACGAAATCTTGCTCGAATACCGTATATACTGACGGGGTGAGTCCCAGACGCCGGTACACTGTTTGAGCCCTGCGATTCTCCCGTTCCACGTACAATCTGAGCCCGCAAACTCGTGGATCCGTCTTGGCTCTGACGAGGATATGGTCGTGCATGGCTCGAAACACCCCCAGGCCACGGCGATGCGGCTCGACATAGACGCTTTGGATCCACCAAAAGGCGCCGTTCCGCCAGTCGCTCCATTCGTAGGTGATCATGAGCTGG encodes:
- a CDS encoding GNAT family N-acetyltransferase; translation: MTERIRIRPACQDDLETIVMFNAAMALETEHRQLDLPTLRQGTQALLESPGYGFYIVAELPEDKSCKPVGQLMITYEWSDWRNGAFWWIQSVYVEPHRRGLGVFRAMHDHILVRAKTDPRVCGLRLYVERENRRAQTVYRRLGLTPSVYTVFEQDFVLGQEIHSEIDKELP
- a CDS encoding TIGR00730 family Rossman fold protein, giving the protein MDEEASGHLPHLYDGGRSSSYIPADKDTEFLQRDELRSVRIGLELLKPELIQKEEHIKSTIVVFGSARLQEPAVAKQALLIAEEAAAQAPNDRFRQQQVGIAKRRLELAKYYDVAREFGRLVSSTCQIGGHCHYVIVTGGGPGIMEAANRGARDVNAKSIGLNIELPHEQQPNPYITPKLSFQFRYFAIRKMHFLLRAKALVAFPGGFGTLDELFETLTLLQTGKTKSLIVVLVGRDFWERVINWQLLVEYGLITQTDLTLFHHAETAQEAWDLIARHNGVPTT
- a CDS encoding MBL fold metallo-hydrolase, with amino-acid sequence MKLSFYGAARSVTGSRHMLEVPGFRLLFDCGMFQGRREEAVRRNRDLGFEPKSLGAVLLSHAHVDHSGALPVLPRQGYSGKVYLTRASADLTGIMLEDSARVQANDCRYVNKQERRRGQTCIRPFYDREDVRRIVKRFEGEWYGDQLKIAPRITASFHDAGHILGSAAARVKYTARGNTTTVLFSGDLGRSHMPILRDPEPPPPCDVLILESTYGDRMHEQVGEEMKKKAQDLLDHARTHKSKILVPAFAVGRTQELVMRIKELVGEGRVDPVPIYIDSPLADRATEVFKRHPECYDDETIKTFSSGEDVFSSRYIHFVSSSEDSKRLNAMRGPCVIISSSGMCEGGRIIHHLKHAIQDEANIIVFVGFQAEHTLGRKLVEGWDVVPIFGVPTPRRAQIVRFNGLSAHADRNDLLAYVRAITPRPSTIFIVHGEEKQALSLGAAIHAEHPTIDVRIPHQGSTHDI